In a genomic window of Oncorhynchus kisutch isolate 150728-3 linkage group LG9, Okis_V2, whole genome shotgun sequence:
- the LOC109896300 gene encoding importin-8-like isoform X2, with protein MDPNRIIQALKGTIDPNLRIAAENELNQSYKIINFAPTLLQIIVSEQVEFPVRQAAAIYLKNMVSQYWQDREPSLGEVVFPFNIHENDRTQIRDHIVEAIIQCPESIRAQLTVCLRAIIKHDFPGRWTAIVDKIGLYLQSQNSGSWYGSLLALYQLVKTYEYKKAEERDPLLAAMQIFLPRIQQLVTQLLPDGTIFSVLIQKQILKIFHALVQYSLPLQLINNTVITQWMELLRAVMDRDVPPETLEVDEDDRPDLVWWKSKKWALHIITRLFERYGSPGNVTKEYFEFADFFLKTYAVGIQQVLLKVLDQHRQKQYVTPHVLQKSLNYLNQGLSHSLTWKHMKPHMQTISQEVIFPLMCYKDEDEKLWQEDPYEYIRMKFNVYDDHALPATAAQSLLCKAARKRKEVLPQMMEFCHQIMMEPSADPRRKDGALHVIGSLAELLLKKRVYREQMELMLQNYVFPLLNSPLGYLRARSCWVLHSFSPLRFHNELVLRNAVELVKQGLVADKEMPVKVEAAIALQTLVSNQEQAKVYIRPYIRPVMQELLHVIKETENDDLTNVIQKMICEYNQEVAVIAVDMTQNLAEIFTKVLQSEEYEESEDKTVMALGILSTIDTILTVMEDHKEITQQLEGICLQVIGLVLQKPIIEFYEEILSLGFGLTCQTISPQMWQLLAVLYEVFQHDCFDYFTDMMPLLHNYVTVDTDMLLSNPKYLEVIYNMCKKVLTSDAGEDAECHAAKLLEVIVLQCRGRGIDQCIPLFVEAVLERLTRGVKSSELRTMCLQVAIAALYYNPALLIHTLDNMHFPHTPQPITAHFINQWMNDTEFFLGLHDRKMCIIGLSVLMELPSRPVVVDGIAAQIVPSVLLLFLGLKHLYSSRLNKPDLLACPGVPEEDQNEEIPSDEDEVNENCNAMMQQQTSTRVGHEDDEEEEDDEDYWDEEGLERTPLEEYNTPLDYDNGEDEYQFFTAALLRVQNTDQPWYQSLTTPLSDDQKKQLQEIYSLSQQRRSTAAKGQ; from the exons ATGGATCCCAATCGGATAATTCAAGCCCTGAAAGGGACGATAGATCCCAACCTCCGGATAGCGGCTGAAAACGAACTCAATCAG TCGTACAAGATCATCAACTTCGCCCCCACTCTGCTCCAGATCATTGTGTCTGAACAGGTGGAGTTCcctgttcgacaagcag CGGCCATCTACCTAAAGAACATGGTGAGCCAGTACTGGCAGGACCGCGAGCCCTCTCTAGGGGAGGTGGTGTTCCCCTTCAACATCCACGAGAACGACCGCACGCAGATCAGAGACCACATCGTGGAGGCCATCATCCAGTGTCCCGAGTCCATCCG GGCCCAGTTGACAGTGTGTTTGCGAGCCATCATAAAGCATGACTTCCCTGGGCGCTGGACGGCCATAGTGGATAAGATCGGCCTGTATCTGCAGTCTCAGAACAGTGGCAGCTGGTACGGCAGCCTGCTGGCCCTCTACCAGCTTGTCAAGACCTACGA gtataAGAAGGCGGAGGAGAGGGATCCGCTGCTAGCAGCCATGCAGATCTTCCTGCCCCGTATACAGCAGCTCGTCACCCAGCTACTGCCTGACGGCACCATCTTCTCTGTCCTCATACAGAAACAGATCCTCAAGATCTTCCACGCACTCGTACAG TACTCCCTGCCTCTCCAGCTGATTAATAACACAGTCATTACCCAGTGGATGGAGCTCCTCAGAGCTGTTATGGACAGAGATGTCCCCCCA GAGACGTTGGAAGTGGATGAGGATGACCGTCCTGACTTGGTGTGGTGGAAGAGTAAGAAGTGGGCCCTACACATCATCACCAGACTGTTCGAGAG GTACGGAAGCCCAGGCAATGTGACAAAGGAGTACTTTGAGTTTGCAGACTTTTTCTTGAAGACGTACGCTGTAGGGATCCAACAG GTCCTGTTGAAGGTGCTGGACCAACACCGACAGAAGCAGTATGTCACGCCTCACGTCCTCCAGAAGTCTCTTAACTACCTGAACCAGGGCCTGTCTCACTCCCTCACCTGGAAACACATGAAGCCACACATGCAG ACCATCAGCCAAGAGGTGATCTTCCCTCTAATGTGTTACAAAGACGAGGATGAGAAACTGTGGCAGGAGGATCCATACGAGTACATCCGCATGAAATTCA ATGTGTATGATGACCATGCCCTCCCTGCCACCGCCGCCCAGAGCCTCCTGTGTAAAGCAGCCCGCAAGAGGAAGGAG gtTCTTCCCCAGATGATGGAGTTCTGCCACCAGATCATGATGGAGCCCTCTGCTGACCCCCGCAGGAAGGATGGGGCGCTGCATGTCATCGGCTCACTAGCCGAACTCCTACTGAag AAGAGGGTGTACAGGGAGCAGATGGAGCTGATGTTACAGAATTACGTTTTCCCTCTACTCAACTCCCCTCTGGGATACCTCCGGGCCAGG TCGTGCTGGGTGCTGCATTCGTTCAGCCCGCTGCGTTTCCATAACGAGTTGGTCCTGAGGAATGCGGTGGAGCTGGTCAAACAGGGCCTGGTAGCAGACAAGGAGATGCCCGTCAAGGTGGAGGCTGCTATCGCCTTGCAGACACTGGTCAGCAACCAGGAGCAAG ctAAGGTCTACATCAGGCCCTACATCCGGCCTGTCATGCAGGAGCTTCTCCACGTCATCAAGGAGACGGAGAACGATGACCTCACTAATGTCATTCAGAAGATGATCTGCGAGTACAACCAGGAAGTGGCTGTCATCGCCGTCGACATGACCCAGAACCTG GCTGAGATCTTCACCAAGGTGCTACAGAGTGAAGAGTATGAGGAGAGTGAAGACAAGACGGTGATGGCTCTGGGGATCCTCAGCACCATAGACACCATACTCACTGTTATGGAGGACCACAAGGAG atcaCTCAGCAGTTGGAGGGCATCTGTTTACAGGTGATAGGCCTGGTGCTGCAGAAGCCCATCATAG agtTCTACGAGGAGATTCTGTCCCTGGGGTTTGGGCTGACCTGCCAGACCATCTCCCCTCAGATGTGGCAGCTACTGGCGGTTCTCTACGAGGTCTTCCAGCACGACTGCTTTGACTACTTCACGG ATATGATGCCTCTTTTGCACAACTACGTTACCGTGGATACAGACATGCTCCTGTCCAACCCCAAATATTTAGAGGTCATATACAACATGTGCAAAAAG GTGCTGACCAGTGATGCAGGTGAGGATGCAGAGTGTCACGCTGCTAAGCTGCTAGAGGTCATCGTCCTCCAGTGTCGGGGGAGGGGCATCGACCAG TGTATCCCGTTGTTTGTGGAGGCTGTGTTGGAGCGGCTAACCAGAGGTGTGAAGTCCAGTGAGCTGAGGACCATGTGTCTGCAGGTGGCCATCGCTGCTCTCTACTACAACCCAGCCCTGCTCATCCACACGCTGGACAACATGCACTTCCCCCACACCCCACAGCCCATCACCGCTCACTTCATCAACCAGTGGATGAATGACACTGAGTTCTTCCTGGG gctCCATGACCGTAAGATGTGTATCATCGGACTGAGTGTTCTGATGGAGCTACCCTCCAGGCCAGTGGTGGTAGACGGGATAGCGGCTCAGATTGTCCCCAGTGtcctgctcctcttcctggggCTCAAACACCTTTACTCCTCCCGCCTCAACAAGCCAGATCTTCTGGCCTGTCCTGGGGTACCGGAGGAAGACCAGAACG AGGAGATCCCTAGTGATGAGGACGAGGTGAATGAGAACTGTAACGCCATGATGCAACAGCAGACTAGCACACGCGTAGGCCACGAGgacgatgaggaggaggaggatgatgaagacTACTGGGATGAAGAAGGGCTGGAGAGGACACCCCTGGAGGAGTACAACACGCCTCTGGACTATGACAATGGAGAGGACGAGTACCAGTTCTTCACCGCTGCCCTACTCC GGGTCCAGAACACTGACCAGCCTTGGTACCAGTCTCTGACCACGCCCCTCAGTGATGACCAGAAGAAACAGCTGCAGGAGATCTACAGCCTGTCCCAGCAGAGGAGGAGCACCGCTGCCAAGGGCCAATG A
- the LOC109896300 gene encoding importin-8-like isoform X1, translated as MDPNRIIQALKGTIDPNLRIAAENELNQSYKIINFAPTLLQIIVSEQVEFPVRQAAAIYLKNMVSQYWQDREPSLGEVVFPFNIHENDRTQIRDHIVEAIIQCPESIRAQLTVCLRAIIKHDFPGRWTAIVDKIGLYLQSQNSGSWYGSLLALYQLVKTYEYKKAEERDPLLAAMQIFLPRIQQLVTQLLPDGTIFSVLIQKQILKIFHALVQYSLPLQLINNTVITQWMELLRAVMDRDVPPETLEVDEDDRPDLVWWKSKKWALHIITRLFERYGSPGNVTKEYFEFADFFLKTYAVGIQQVLLKVLDQHRQKQYVTPHVLQKSLNYLNQGLSHSLTWKHMKPHMQTISQEVIFPLMCYKDEDEKLWQEDPYEYIRMKFNVYDDHALPATAAQSLLCKAARKRKEVLPQMMEFCHQIMMEPSADPRRKDGALHVIGSLAELLLKKRVYREQMELMLQNYVFPLLNSPLGYLRARSCWVLHSFSPLRFHNELVLRNAVELVKQGLVADKEMPVKVEAAIALQTLVSNQEQAKVYIRPYIRPVMQELLHVIKETENDDLTNVIQKMICEYNQEVAVIAVDMTQNLAEIFTKVLQSEEYEESEDKTVMALGILSTIDTILTVMEDHKEITQQLEGICLQVIGLVLQKPIIGMAEFYEEILSLGFGLTCQTISPQMWQLLAVLYEVFQHDCFDYFTDMMPLLHNYVTVDTDMLLSNPKYLEVIYNMCKKVLTSDAGEDAECHAAKLLEVIVLQCRGRGIDQCIPLFVEAVLERLTRGVKSSELRTMCLQVAIAALYYNPALLIHTLDNMHFPHTPQPITAHFINQWMNDTEFFLGLHDRKMCIIGLSVLMELPSRPVVVDGIAAQIVPSVLLLFLGLKHLYSSRLNKPDLLACPGVPEEDQNEEIPSDEDEVNENCNAMMQQQTSTRVGHEDDEEEEDDEDYWDEEGLERTPLEEYNTPLDYDNGEDEYQFFTAALLRVQNTDQPWYQSLTTPLSDDQKKQLQEIYSLSQQRRSTAAKGQ; from the exons ATGGATCCCAATCGGATAATTCAAGCCCTGAAAGGGACGATAGATCCCAACCTCCGGATAGCGGCTGAAAACGAACTCAATCAG TCGTACAAGATCATCAACTTCGCCCCCACTCTGCTCCAGATCATTGTGTCTGAACAGGTGGAGTTCcctgttcgacaagcag CGGCCATCTACCTAAAGAACATGGTGAGCCAGTACTGGCAGGACCGCGAGCCCTCTCTAGGGGAGGTGGTGTTCCCCTTCAACATCCACGAGAACGACCGCACGCAGATCAGAGACCACATCGTGGAGGCCATCATCCAGTGTCCCGAGTCCATCCG GGCCCAGTTGACAGTGTGTTTGCGAGCCATCATAAAGCATGACTTCCCTGGGCGCTGGACGGCCATAGTGGATAAGATCGGCCTGTATCTGCAGTCTCAGAACAGTGGCAGCTGGTACGGCAGCCTGCTGGCCCTCTACCAGCTTGTCAAGACCTACGA gtataAGAAGGCGGAGGAGAGGGATCCGCTGCTAGCAGCCATGCAGATCTTCCTGCCCCGTATACAGCAGCTCGTCACCCAGCTACTGCCTGACGGCACCATCTTCTCTGTCCTCATACAGAAACAGATCCTCAAGATCTTCCACGCACTCGTACAG TACTCCCTGCCTCTCCAGCTGATTAATAACACAGTCATTACCCAGTGGATGGAGCTCCTCAGAGCTGTTATGGACAGAGATGTCCCCCCA GAGACGTTGGAAGTGGATGAGGATGACCGTCCTGACTTGGTGTGGTGGAAGAGTAAGAAGTGGGCCCTACACATCATCACCAGACTGTTCGAGAG GTACGGAAGCCCAGGCAATGTGACAAAGGAGTACTTTGAGTTTGCAGACTTTTTCTTGAAGACGTACGCTGTAGGGATCCAACAG GTCCTGTTGAAGGTGCTGGACCAACACCGACAGAAGCAGTATGTCACGCCTCACGTCCTCCAGAAGTCTCTTAACTACCTGAACCAGGGCCTGTCTCACTCCCTCACCTGGAAACACATGAAGCCACACATGCAG ACCATCAGCCAAGAGGTGATCTTCCCTCTAATGTGTTACAAAGACGAGGATGAGAAACTGTGGCAGGAGGATCCATACGAGTACATCCGCATGAAATTCA ATGTGTATGATGACCATGCCCTCCCTGCCACCGCCGCCCAGAGCCTCCTGTGTAAAGCAGCCCGCAAGAGGAAGGAG gtTCTTCCCCAGATGATGGAGTTCTGCCACCAGATCATGATGGAGCCCTCTGCTGACCCCCGCAGGAAGGATGGGGCGCTGCATGTCATCGGCTCACTAGCCGAACTCCTACTGAag AAGAGGGTGTACAGGGAGCAGATGGAGCTGATGTTACAGAATTACGTTTTCCCTCTACTCAACTCCCCTCTGGGATACCTCCGGGCCAGG TCGTGCTGGGTGCTGCATTCGTTCAGCCCGCTGCGTTTCCATAACGAGTTGGTCCTGAGGAATGCGGTGGAGCTGGTCAAACAGGGCCTGGTAGCAGACAAGGAGATGCCCGTCAAGGTGGAGGCTGCTATCGCCTTGCAGACACTGGTCAGCAACCAGGAGCAAG ctAAGGTCTACATCAGGCCCTACATCCGGCCTGTCATGCAGGAGCTTCTCCACGTCATCAAGGAGACGGAGAACGATGACCTCACTAATGTCATTCAGAAGATGATCTGCGAGTACAACCAGGAAGTGGCTGTCATCGCCGTCGACATGACCCAGAACCTG GCTGAGATCTTCACCAAGGTGCTACAGAGTGAAGAGTATGAGGAGAGTGAAGACAAGACGGTGATGGCTCTGGGGATCCTCAGCACCATAGACACCATACTCACTGTTATGGAGGACCACAAGGAG atcaCTCAGCAGTTGGAGGGCATCTGTTTACAGGTGATAGGCCTGGTGCTGCAGAAGCCCATCATAGGTATGGCAG agtTCTACGAGGAGATTCTGTCCCTGGGGTTTGGGCTGACCTGCCAGACCATCTCCCCTCAGATGTGGCAGCTACTGGCGGTTCTCTACGAGGTCTTCCAGCACGACTGCTTTGACTACTTCACGG ATATGATGCCTCTTTTGCACAACTACGTTACCGTGGATACAGACATGCTCCTGTCCAACCCCAAATATTTAGAGGTCATATACAACATGTGCAAAAAG GTGCTGACCAGTGATGCAGGTGAGGATGCAGAGTGTCACGCTGCTAAGCTGCTAGAGGTCATCGTCCTCCAGTGTCGGGGGAGGGGCATCGACCAG TGTATCCCGTTGTTTGTGGAGGCTGTGTTGGAGCGGCTAACCAGAGGTGTGAAGTCCAGTGAGCTGAGGACCATGTGTCTGCAGGTGGCCATCGCTGCTCTCTACTACAACCCAGCCCTGCTCATCCACACGCTGGACAACATGCACTTCCCCCACACCCCACAGCCCATCACCGCTCACTTCATCAACCAGTGGATGAATGACACTGAGTTCTTCCTGGG gctCCATGACCGTAAGATGTGTATCATCGGACTGAGTGTTCTGATGGAGCTACCCTCCAGGCCAGTGGTGGTAGACGGGATAGCGGCTCAGATTGTCCCCAGTGtcctgctcctcttcctggggCTCAAACACCTTTACTCCTCCCGCCTCAACAAGCCAGATCTTCTGGCCTGTCCTGGGGTACCGGAGGAAGACCAGAACG AGGAGATCCCTAGTGATGAGGACGAGGTGAATGAGAACTGTAACGCCATGATGCAACAGCAGACTAGCACACGCGTAGGCCACGAGgacgatgaggaggaggaggatgatgaagacTACTGGGATGAAGAAGGGCTGGAGAGGACACCCCTGGAGGAGTACAACACGCCTCTGGACTATGACAATGGAGAGGACGAGTACCAGTTCTTCACCGCTGCCCTACTCC GGGTCCAGAACACTGACCAGCCTTGGTACCAGTCTCTGACCACGCCCCTCAGTGATGACCAGAAGAAACAGCTGCAGGAGATCTACAGCCTGTCCCAGCAGAGGAGGAGCACCGCTGCCAAGGGCCAATG A